A part of Aegilops tauschii subsp. strangulata cultivar AL8/78 chromosome 2, Aet v6.0, whole genome shotgun sequence genomic DNA contains:
- the LOC109757685 gene encoding ethylene-responsive transcription factor ERF109-like, giving the protein MPSRHLGSSGYRGVRERPSGAFYAEIRSGDVRLGLDTFETAHEAARTYDAAAWRLQRPRQQMNFQDVWTCEQAQALAPPPRLITDADRQEHRRRRRQRRLLIAKADERAMAE; this is encoded by the coding sequence atgccgtcgcGCCACCTGGGATCTTCGGGCTACCGTGGCGTCCGTGAGCGCCCCTCCGGCGCCTTCTACGCCGAGATTCGGTCcggcgacgtccgcctcggcCTCGACACGTTCGAGACCGCGCACGAGGCCGCACGcacgtacgacgcggcggcgtggcgcctccagAGGCCTCGCCAACAGATGAACTTCCAGGACGTCTGGACGTGCGAGCAGGCGCAGGCCCTCGCCCCTCCGCCGCGGCTAATAACTGACGCTGACCGTCAGGAACACCGTCGGCGTCGgcggcagcgccgcctcctcatcgCCAAGGCGGACGAGCGAGCCATGGCGGAGTGA